In the genome of Polaribacter sp. MED152, one region contains:
- the priA gene encoding primosomal protein N', whose amino-acid sequence MLPIPIPKTFTYSITDEEASFLKKGMRVAVSFGNKNMYTGLVFSIHTKKPTLYDTTDIIQILDEKPIVNELQLKHWQWIANYYMCSLGDVYRAALPSAFLLESETSISKNEGFINEDILEDEEFLIYEALQHQSQLTIHQVADILGKKKVMPIVNELIKKSAIFIQEKIYEQYKPKLVKYVRLHSDYTSDDSLNSLLEELSRAKKQREAVLTFFQLTTSKKPIKAKDLEVKASVSAAVLKSLVEKNILEFYEIQTDRISFKGESNALKSLNEFQEKAYSEINESFKNKDVTLLHGITSSGKTEIYTKLIQNVLDEGKQVLFLLPEIALTTQIIKRLQIYFGEQISVFHSKYTVNERVEVWNNLLNKKSKAQIILGARSSVFLPFSNLGLIVVDEEHETSYKQFEPSPRYNARDSAIVLAKMHNAKILLGSATPSLESYFNAKQNKYGFVELNRRFGNLQLPKIELIDVKDKHKKKEMKGHFSDRLLKLIQEALDEKEQVILFQNRRGYSPIVECKTCGVAPQCPNCDVSLTFHKYRNELRCHYCSYQRSMPNSCSACGSNTLDTKGFGTEQIELELKELFPDFKVGRMDLDTTRGKFGYQKIIGAFEAREIDILVGTQMLSKGLDFDNVSLVGILNADTMLNFPDFRAHERAYQMMVQVSGRAGRSKKQGNVAIQTYNPYHQILQQVSTTNYTEMYKEQLQERWQYKYPPYYRLIKITLKHRDYNKVDTGVNWLFKALYSSFGEHVLGPTAPAVSRIRNQYIKNIVIKIPPKQSLANTKQQVAKIKNTFEAVKEFRPIRFIADVDAY is encoded by the coding sequence ATATTACCAATACCAATTCCTAAAACTTTTACCTATTCTATTACAGATGAGGAAGCTAGTTTTCTAAAAAAGGGAATGAGAGTAGCAGTATCTTTTGGTAATAAAAATATGTATACAGGTTTAGTGTTTAGCATACATACTAAAAAGCCTACTTTATATGATACTACAGATATTATTCAAATATTAGATGAGAAACCTATAGTTAATGAATTACAACTTAAACATTGGCAATGGATTGCCAATTACTATATGTGTTCTTTGGGAGATGTTTATAGAGCTGCATTACCATCTGCTTTTTTATTAGAAAGTGAAACTAGTATTTCTAAAAATGAAGGTTTTATAAACGAAGATATTTTAGAGGACGAAGAATTTTTAATTTATGAGGCTTTACAACATCAATCTCAACTCACAATTCATCAAGTAGCAGATATTTTAGGTAAGAAAAAGGTGATGCCTATTGTTAATGAACTTATTAAAAAATCAGCAATATTCATTCAAGAAAAAATCTACGAACAATACAAACCAAAATTGGTAAAATATGTTCGCTTGCATTCAGATTATACTTCTGATGATTCATTGAACTCATTATTAGAAGAATTATCTAGAGCTAAAAAACAAAGAGAAGCTGTATTAACATTTTTCCAATTAACCACTTCTAAAAAACCCATTAAAGCTAAAGATCTAGAAGTAAAAGCAAGTGTTTCTGCTGCAGTTTTAAAATCTCTAGTAGAAAAAAACATCCTTGAGTTCTACGAAATACAAACAGATAGAATAAGTTTTAAAGGTGAATCTAATGCTTTAAAAAGTTTGAATGAATTTCAAGAAAAAGCATACTCCGAAATTAATGAGAGTTTTAAAAATAAGGATGTAACGCTTTTGCATGGAATAACAAGTTCGGGTAAAACAGAAATATATACCAAATTAATTCAGAATGTTTTAGATGAAGGTAAACAAGTATTGTTTTTGTTACCAGAAATAGCCTTAACCACTCAAATTATTAAAAGGTTACAAATTTATTTCGGAGAACAAATTTCTGTTTTTCACTCTAAATATACTGTTAATGAAAGAGTAGAAGTATGGAATAACTTGCTTAACAAAAAATCAAAAGCACAGATTATTTTAGGTGCAAGATCATCCGTTTTTTTACCCTTTTCTAATTTGGGTTTGATTGTGGTAGATGAAGAACATGAAACCTCTTATAAGCAATTTGAACCTTCACCAAGATATAATGCTAGAGATTCTGCCATTGTTTTGGCAAAGATGCACAATGCTAAAATTTTATTAGGTTCTGCAACTCCGTCTTTAGAAAGTTATTTTAATGCCAAACAAAATAAATATGGTTTTGTTGAATTAAATAGGCGTTTTGGAAATTTACAGTTGCCAAAAATTGAATTGATCGATGTAAAAGACAAGCATAAGAAAAAAGAAATGAAAGGTCATTTCTCAGATCGATTGTTAAAATTAATTCAAGAAGCTTTAGATGAAAAAGAGCAGGTCATTTTATTTCAAAATAGGCGAGGTTACTCACCTATAGTAGAATGTAAAACTTGTGGGGTTGCTCCTCAGTGCCCTAATTGTGATGTAAGTTTAACTTTTCATAAATATAGAAATGAGTTGCGTTGTCACTATTGCAGTTATCAAAGATCAATGCCAAATTCATGTTCGGCTTGTGGTAGTAATACATTAGATACAAAAGGGTTTGGAACAGAACAAATAGAACTAGAACTTAAAGAATTGTTTCCAGACTTTAAAGTTGGTAGAATGGATTTAGATACCACTCGTGGTAAATTTGGTTATCAAAAAATTATAGGAGCTTTTGAAGCTCGAGAAATAGATATTTTGGTGGGTACACAAATGCTATCTAAAGGTTTAGATTTTGATAATGTTTCTCTTGTTGGTATTTTAAATGCTGATACCATGCTTAATTTCCCAGATTTTAGAGCTCATGAAAGAGCTTACCAAATGATGGTACAAGTTTCTGGTAGAGCAGGTAGAAGTAAAAAACAAGGTAATGTTGCCATTCAAACCTATAATCCATACCATCAAATACTGCAACAGGTATCTACAACAAATTATACAGAAATGTATAAGGAACAATTGCAAGAACGTTGGCAGTATAAATATCCACCTTATTATAGACTTATAAAAATAACTCTAAAACATAGAGATTATAATAAAGTAGATACTGGAGTAAATTGGTTATTTAAAGCTTTGTATTCTTCATTTGGTGAACATGTATTAGGCCCAACAGCACCAGCAGTATCTAGAATACGAAATCAATATATTAAAAACATTGTTATAAAAATTCCGCCAAAACAAAGTTTAGCGAACACTAAACAGCAAGTGGCTAAAATCAAAAATACTTTTGAAGCTGTAAAAGAATTTAGACCAATTCGATTTATTGCAGACGTAGATGCTTACTAA